In one window of Chlamydiota bacterium DNA:
- a CDS encoding sigma-54-dependent Fis family transcriptional regulator, which yields MKSAKSPKVLVVDDELGSQESLKMILKDSYQVITAPTGEEAFKVLDNENPDLVLLDVLLPGMGGIEVLRKVRSLKPDTQVIMVTGEGKVKTAVEAMKLGAFDYIHKPFNVDELQILVKRALEQRNLRHEIDQLRVELKKAYQFDNIVGTSEKMKNLFESITRVMNSNANVLVTGESGTGKELVARAIHYNGNRKEQPFVVVHTSAVPDKLLESELFGHEKGAFTGAIQRKDGTLELADGGTVFLDEIGDMPFELQAKLLRAIQEKEFRRVGGTESIRVDVRFVAATNKNLEKAVKEGSFREDLYYRLSVVPIVLPPLRERREDIPLLVYHFLDRHRTGAHSKVEGFAQEAMDALQNYDWPGNVRELQNALENLVVMVDHPMIRLEDLPQQIRMHQFQKNLFGQNSKEGASLESIVAAFEKQIIEEALRKCNGIYTRAAKLLGTTRRILKYKIDQLQIQPVRTSRKSNKQEENSSLPSPNEILPSPGLIENS from the coding sequence ATGAAATCAGCTAAATCTCCAAAAGTTTTGGTTGTTGATGATGAATTAGGTTCTCAAGAATCTTTAAAAATGATTCTCAAAGATTCTTATCAGGTGATTACGGCTCCCACGGGCGAAGAGGCTTTTAAGGTATTGGACAATGAAAATCCTGATTTAGTTCTTTTGGATGTTCTTCTTCCGGGGATGGGGGGGATTGAGGTGTTACGAAAAGTCAGGTCTTTAAAACCGGACACGCAAGTCATTATGGTCACGGGAGAGGGTAAAGTGAAAACGGCGGTTGAGGCCATGAAATTGGGAGCCTTCGACTACATTCATAAACCTTTTAATGTTGATGAACTTCAAATTCTTGTTAAGCGTGCCTTGGAACAGCGTAATCTTCGCCATGAAATTGATCAATTGAGGGTTGAATTAAAGAAGGCCTATCAATTTGACAATATTGTGGGAACCAGTGAAAAAATGAAAAATCTTTTTGAAAGCATTACGCGTGTGATGAATTCTAATGCCAATGTTTTGGTCACGGGAGAAAGTGGTACTGGAAAAGAACTGGTTGCCCGGGCCATTCACTATAATGGAAATAGAAAAGAACAGCCCTTTGTAGTGGTTCATACCTCTGCTGTTCCTGATAAACTTTTGGAGAGTGAACTTTTTGGGCATGAAAAAGGTGCTTTTACCGGAGCCATTCAAAGAAAAGATGGAACATTAGAGCTTGCCGATGGAGGAACCGTTTTCCTTGATGAAATTGGCGATATGCCCTTTGAGCTTCAGGCCAAGCTTTTGAGGGCCATTCAAGAAAAGGAATTTCGAAGAGTCGGAGGAACAGAGTCTATTCGGGTCGATGTTCGATTTGTCGCTGCCACCAATAAAAATCTGGAAAAGGCGGTAAAAGAGGGTAGCTTTAGAGAAGACCTCTATTATCGACTCAGTGTAGTTCCGATTGTTCTTCCTCCTTTGAGAGAAAGAAGAGAAGATATTCCCCTTTTGGTCTATCATTTCTTAGATCGTCATCGAACAGGAGCCCATTCTAAAGTCGAAGGTTTTGCTCAAGAAGCGATGGATGCGCTTCAAAATTATGACTGGCCTGGAAATGTTCGAGAGCTTCAAAATGCCCTAGAAAATTTGGTGGTCATGGTAGATCATCCGATGATTCGTTTGGAGGATCTTCCTCAACAAATTCGGATGCACCAGTTTCAAAAAAATCTTTTTGGTCAAAACTCTAAAGAAGGTGCTTCTCTGGAATCCATTGTCGCCGCTTTTGAAAAGCAGATCATTGAAGAAGCGCTTCGTAAATGTAACGGGATTTATACTCGAGCGGCAAAACTTTTAGGGACCACGAGAAGGATTTTAAAATATAAAATTGACCAACTCCAAATTCAGCCTGTGCGAACTTCTCGTAAATCTAACAAACAAGAAGAAAATTCTTCTCTTCCCTCTCCCAATGAAATTCTGCCTTCTCCAGGTCTCATTGAAAATTCATAG
- a CDS encoding PAS domain-containing protein yields the protein MTDDVLLKMDYAESVIEHASTGVITVDCTRKITHLNREAQHILGNSSYGWVGKDLSFLPETLVHLIEETLQTGRGYHRHEVKLRDGKHIGVNSAKIRSRSDEFVGVVVIFTDLSQIKNFQRQSRTQEKFSFISKIAQSCSHELKNCLVSIKTFSQLLPEKYMEESFRKDFYTIVSGEVDRLENLVDNFVFFSQPIELKMKSEDIREVLESSLGDLKDVNLSNIQIERVYQHSIGSLLMDRTLMIRALGNILRNSAQAMWKGGILTLKTKIPPLGEGFDNLFKEEALLIQIEDTGDGISEEHSQEIFEPFFSTKTLGMGLGLPMAKRIIEDHGGQISFTSRKGKGTCVQVVIPIRLPSEMPVEGDELKDQKKPMAFEMSSNEVRDEIS from the coding sequence CCGTCGATTGTACACGAAAAATCACCCATTTGAATCGAGAAGCTCAGCATATTCTAGGGAATAGTTCTTATGGATGGGTTGGCAAAGATCTTTCTTTTTTACCCGAAACCTTGGTTCACTTAATAGAAGAGACTTTACAAACGGGGCGGGGATATCACCGTCATGAAGTTAAATTAAGAGACGGAAAGCATATTGGGGTGAATTCAGCTAAGATTCGTTCTCGTTCAGATGAGTTTGTAGGGGTTGTTGTCATTTTCACAGATTTATCCCAGATTAAAAATTTCCAGAGGCAATCGAGAACCCAGGAGAAATTTAGTTTTATATCTAAAATTGCACAATCTTGTTCCCATGAACTCAAAAATTGTTTGGTTTCAATTAAGACTTTTTCTCAACTCTTACCAGAAAAATATATGGAAGAAAGTTTTCGCAAGGATTTTTATACCATCGTTTCTGGCGAGGTTGATCGTCTCGAGAATTTAGTCGATAATTTTGTATTCTTCTCTCAGCCCATTGAATTAAAAATGAAATCTGAAGATATTCGTGAAGTTCTTGAGTCCAGTTTAGGAGATTTGAAGGATGTTAACCTCAGTAATATTCAAATTGAGAGGGTCTATCAGCACTCCATAGGATCTCTTCTGATGGATCGTACCCTGATGATCAGGGCCTTGGGAAACATCCTTCGAAATTCAGCTCAAGCGATGTGGAAGGGAGGCATATTGACTCTCAAAACGAAGATCCCTCCTCTGGGTGAAGGGTTTGATAATCTTTTTAAAGAAGAGGCTTTGCTCATTCAAATTGAAGATACCGGCGATGGAATTTCTGAAGAACATTCTCAAGAAATTTTCGAGCCGTTCTTTTCGACCAAAACTTTAGGGATGGGGCTGGGTCTTCCTATGGCAAAGAGAATTATTGAAGATCATGGAGGTCAAATCAGTTTTACCAGTCGAAAAGGAAAAGGAACCTGTGTTCAGGTAGTGATTCCGATTCGATTACCCAGTGAAATGCCTGTAGAGGGAGACGAACTAAAAGATCAAAAAAAACCCATGGCTTTTGAAATGTCATCCAATGAGGTGCGAGATGAAATCAGCTAA